A region from the Drosophila takahashii strain IR98-3 E-12201 chromosome 2L, DtakHiC1v2, whole genome shotgun sequence genome encodes:
- the LOC138914860 gene encoding trichohyalin-like has product MPRLNRPTASQRARDQLLRNRANRENPEYAEMERVENSESQRRRRENAVARSVEQGVDRASRRSRRLNPHTRAVEQVSDSARRREIRSNPVLRAGEQAADTRRRFIRRRNTDERATEQVVNTADHRLRRLDPVFRAGEQEADAERRRETRSNPVLRADERAADTRRRAIRRQVREVRATEQVSNTADHRLRRLDPVLRASQQAADTRRRALRRQIRQVRTTEQVRNTADHSERRLDPDFRAGEQAADTRRRALRRQIRQVRTIEQVRNTADHSERRLDPDFRAGEQAADTRRRALRRQIRQVRTTEQVRNTADHSERRLDPDFRAGEQAADTRRRSLRRLDATYRAGEQEANTLQRAQARSTQDRLWQRAQDRDRRATARSIRDRRAVEQARNTLARRSARIAARQATIDAIRNISQRVSQYRSLSGNRDAENLRNANRSQEIRLDLSQGNRTPRNIPIGLDAHIAKFNRLVKLGPDQICFCCKGLWFPKQMRKLSRVYLEEHCEFREEIYQNASQLAFTGESFSFCGTCHSNIKAGRKPKGAISNGLDFPEIHHSLRGLTPLEERLISPRLPFMIIKSIGHERQSAIKGAVVNVPIPVSNIVTSLPRAFHEAEVVQLHLKRRMEYGHDFMAETIRP; this is encoded by the coding sequence ATGCCTCGTTTGAATAGACCCACTGCATCTCAGCGGGCTAGGGACCAGTTGTTGAGAAATAGGGCCAATAGGGAAAATCCAGAGTATGCAGAGATGGAGAGGGTAGAAAATTCTGAATCTCAGCGTAGGAGAAGGGAAAATGCAGTAGCCAGGAGTGTAGAGCAGGGTGTAGACAGAGCGTCACGTAGATCAAGACGCTTGAATCCGCACACTCGTGCGGTAGAGCAGGTCTCAGATTCTGCAAGACGTAGGGAAATTCGCTCGAATCCCGTTCTTCGTGCCGGAGAGCAAGCAGCCGACACTCGGCGCCGCTTTATTAGGCGAAGAAACACCGATGAAAGAGCTACAGAGCAGGTTGTTAATACCGCTGACCATCGGTTAAGGCGCTTGGATCCTGTTTTTCGTGCGGGTGAACAAGAAGCAGATGCTGAAAGACGTAGGGAAACTCGCTCGAACCCCGTTCTTCGTGCGGATGAACGAGCAGCCGATACTCGGCGTCGCGCTATAAGGCGACAAGTTAGAGAAGTCCGAGCTACCGAGCAAGTTAGTAATACGGCAGACCATCGGTTAAGGCGCTTGGATCCCGTTCTCCGTGCGAGTCAGCAAGCAGCCGATACTCGGCGTCGCGCTTTAAGGCGACAAATTAGGCAAGTCCGAACTACAGAGCAGGTCCGAAATACTGCTGACCATTCGGAAAGGCGCTTGGATCCTGATTTCCGTGCGGGTGAACAAGCAGCCGATACTCGGCGTCGCGCTTTAAGGCGACAAATTAGGCAAGTCCGAACTATAGAGCAGGTCCGAAATACTGCTGACCATTCGGAAAGGCGCTTGGATCCTGATTTCCGTGCGGGTGAACAAGCAGCCGATACTCGGCGTCGCGCTTTAAGGCGACAAATTAGGCAAGTCCGAACTACAGAGCAGGTCCGAAATACTGCTGACCATTCGGAAAGGCGCTTGGATCCTGATTTCCGTGCGGGTGAACAAGCAGCCGATACTCGTCGGCGTTCTCTGAGGCGGTTGGATGCTACGTATCGTGCGGGTGAGCAAGAAGCAAATACCCTGCAACGAGCGCAGGCAAGATCAACTCAGGATCGCTTATGGCAAAGAGCGCAGGATAGGGATAGGAGAGCTACGGCTAGGAGTATTAGGGATCGTAGGGCCGTCGAGCAGGCGAGAAATACACTGGCTCGACGAAGTGCTCGTATAGCTGCTCGACAAGCAACTATCGATGCCATTAGAAATATTAGTCAGAGAGTTAGTCAGTATAGAAGCCTCAGTGGCAATAGGGATGCAGAGAACCTTCGGAACGCAAACCGAAGTCAGGAGATTCGACTTGATTTATCCCAGGGAAATAGGACTCCTAGAAATATACCTATTGGATTGGATGCTCACATAGCCAAATTCAATAGGTTAGTAAAGCTTGGCCCCGATCAGATTTGCTTCTGCTGCAAGGGATTGTGGTTCCCCAAGCAAATGCGTAAGCTTTCTAGAGTCTATTTGGAAGAGCATTGCGAGTTTAGGGAAGAGATTTACCAGAATGCAAGCCAGCTTGCTTTCACTGGGGAATCTTTTAGTTTCTGTGGAACTTGCCACAGCAATATAAAAGCCGGAAGAAAGCCCAAAGGTGCCATTTCCAACGGCCTAGACTTCCCCGAAATTCATCATTCCTTGAGGGGGCTTACTCCCTTGGAGGAGCGACTGATTTCACCTCGCCTTCCATTTATGATAATTAAGTCGATAGGGCATGAGCGTCAGAGTGCAATCAAAGGAGCTGTTGTAAATGTCCCCATTCCGGTTAGCAACATCGTGACGTCCCTTCCACGAGCTTTCCACGAGGCAGAGGTTGTACAGCTCCACCTCAAGCGAAGAATGGAGTACGGACATGATTTCATGGCAGAGACCATTAGGCCTTAA